A window of the Lagopus muta isolate bLagMut1 chromosome 1, bLagMut1 primary, whole genome shotgun sequence genome harbors these coding sequences:
- the UCN3 gene encoding urocortin-3 — translation MPHAKLLLLLALLCATETSRAFRLYNAASIFSCLNAAITEAQKSLPEENTVLDKRGYDYHPAEEASEEEEEAEEERGKRTFPGEGHYKYTSQAQVKGKTYQNRAKSDRRTKVTLSLDVPTNIMNILFNIAKAKNLRAKAAANAHLMAQIGRRK, via the coding sequence ATGCCCCACGCCAAGCTGTTGCTCCTCCTCGCCCTCCTCTGTGCCACAGAAACCAGCAGGGCCTTCCGCCTCTACAACGCTGCCTCCATTTTCAGCTGCCTCAACGCGGCCATCACCGAGGCCCAGAAGAGCCTCCCAGAGGAAAACACCGTCTTGGACAAGCGTGGCTATGACTACCATCCAGCAGAGGAAGCAtccgaggaggaggaggaagcagaggaagagagagggaaaaggacATTCCCAGGGGAAGGCCATTACAAATACACCTCCCAGGCGCAGGTGAAGGGGAAGACCTACCAAAACCGTGCCAAAAGCGACCGCCGCACCAAGGTCACCCTGTCCCTCGACGTCCCCACCAACATCATGAATATCCTCTTCAACATCGCCAAAGCCAAAAACTTGCGGGCGAAGGCTGCTGCCAATGCACACCTCATGGCCCAAATTGGGCGGCGGAAGTGA